The following nucleotide sequence is from Cryptosporangium aurantiacum.
CCAGCACCGACCATCGCGTTGCGTCCGGCCAGCATCTCAGTGCGACAACGAAAAGTCGGCGAGAGAGCCCTCGCCTGGTCCACGGACGCCCGGCGACGGCCCGATCCCCGCATGCATCGGCGGGCCTCACAAGAGCTGCGCGCACTGCCTGGCTTCGGCCTCGCCTGGCGCCGTCACGTCGTGGCCGGAACCAACTCACGCTCTGGGAGGCAGCACGACCACGCCCGCCGTCGCGCCCGAGGGCGCACGCCGCGCGTCCACGATCTCCGCCACGCGCATGCATCCTGGCTGCTAGCCGGCGGAGCGGATCTGCAGGTGGTCAAGGAACGACTCGGTCACGGGAGCATTGCGACCACGGAGAAATACCTCCACACGCTGCCTGGCGCCCACGATGCTGCGCTCGAAGCCTTAACGGCGATACGCGGGACCCGCGATGCGGAGAATCCGGTAGTCGCCAAGAACGAGACCACGGAGGGGAACGAGTCGGTCGAGGTGACTGAGCTCCGGAAGCTCGTAGCCACCCTGTCTGCGGGTCTGGCGGAGCTGTTGGGCGAGCAAGGCGTAGTTGGCGACCGCCATCGCCGTATAGGCCAGCGCACCCAGTGCCGCGACGCCGTAGCCGAATGAGGGGCCCACGCCCAGTCCTGCGTAGGTGTACAGGCCGCCAGCGTCCGGTGCGAGGCGGCCCGCCGCCGACCAGACCGCCACCGACAGCAGTACCACCGCGCCGCGCAGCACGTACAACAATGGGAGCCCGACCAGGCCGTGATGCCAATGGTGATGGCCGCTCCGCCGGAGAACAGGCCGATCGGGGCCGGCGCGGAGATCACGAGGACCACTAGTGCGCCAAAGATGAGTATCGGGCGCCGAGACGTAGGGGACGGGAAGGTCGTTTGCGACACTGCAGCGAACTCCTCGGATCGTGACGTCGAAGATCCGGTCATCTCGGCGGGCACAACCGTGACGGCTGCCACGCGTCGAAACAGGCGTGGGTCAGGCTCTGCCCGGCCGACATCGCGCGGCCGGGCATTGTGCACAGCTGATGGCGCGGCCGCGGGTGGGTCAGCCGGCCAGGATGGTCTGCCGAGCCGGTGGCGCGGGTATGGTGTCGACTCCCAAGCGGGGCATGACCTCGCTGGTGAACAGCCGGAACGAGCGGCGGAAGACGTCGGGATCGTCGAGCGCACCGAAGATGAACCGTGCGTGGACGTGCGGGAGCCCGGCGGCCCGGTAGGTGGCTAGTTCCGCGGCAACGGTCTCAGGGCTGCCGACGATCGCCGTGCGGTGGAGGTAGGCGCTCTGGCTTTCGGGTACTCCCATCGCGGGCGCGAACGGGCCGGGGTCGGAGCGGTAGATCTTGCGGAGCGGCCAGCCGTCCTGGGCGGGGTCAGGGCGGATCCACGGGGCCATGACCATCGGGCCGGTGAAGAGTCGCTCGGCGACGTCCCACGCATCGTCATCGGTCTCGCCGACGAGGATCAGTTTGGTGTGGATGAACCAGCGCAGATTCTCGTCGATCAGCTCGGCCGGATGGCCACCTTCCTCCATGCTCGCGCGGTAGAGCGCGGCGAGGCGTCCCGCGCCCTCGGGGTCGAACGGCCCGAGGTGGACCTTCCGTCCTCGACGTCCCGCCTCGGCGATCTTCGCGGGGGTGTTGGTGCCGATCGCGTAGAGCGGGTGCGGGTCCCGGTACGAGGTCGGCATCATGCGCCCCTCCATGACGCCGTGCTCGTCGTCGGTGGCGAACTCCAACGGTGCGTCTCCGGCTCGGTGTGCCCACGCCCGCAGCATCACGTCGAGCTTCTGGTCGAACAGCCGGGAGCGCTGCGCAGGGGTGAGGTCGTGCTTGTGCCACGTTTTGCCTTCGCGGGGCCGCCCGCCGGACATTCCGAGGATGAAGCGACCTTGGGTCAGCTGGTCGAGGAGGTTCGCACGTTCTACCAGGAACAGCGGGTGGTGCAGGATCAGTGGCACCACGCTGGTGCCCAGGTAGGCGTGCTCGAGGCGGCCGGCCAGGAAGGCGGCCATGGTCAGGCCGTCGGCGTAGGGCTCGTAGTTGTTGAAGTGTTGCTCGCCGACGTAGACCGCCGTGAATCCGGCCGCGTCGGCCTCCAGCGCCTGCTCGATGCCCAGCTCGATGGCGAGCCGGTCTTCGTGCGGACCGCGTACTCCGGGGCCGAGGAAGAGAGAGAAATGCATGGACGCTCCTAGTGCGGTTATCGGCTGGGTAACGGCGTGTGGGTGCCGAAGGCCCGCGAGTGGTAAGTGAGTGGGCGGCCCGGACGTGTCTCGGCGTCGAGCACCGTGCCCAGCGCAACGAAGTGGTCGCCTCCGGGAACGAGCTGTTCCAGGTCGCAGGCCAACCAGCCCGGAGCACCTCCGAGACGAGGCAAACCGTGGGCCAGGGTCCACGGGACGCCGTCGAACTTGTCGGCGCCTTTCCGGGCGAAGGCCGACGCGAGGCCATGCTGTTCGCGGCCAAGGATGTTCACACCGAACCGTCGGGTGGTCCGCACCACGGCGAGCAGGTTCGAGCCACGGTCCAGGGATACGAGGACCATCGGTGGTGCCATCGACAGCGAAGCGAAGGCGCTGACGGTGGTGCCGTGCGGACGTACGCCGTCCATCGCGGTGATCACCGATACCGGCGTGCACACTTCCGCCATCACGTCGCGGAACGCGGTCGACAGGTGGTCGTTCATCGGAGCGGCTCTCCTCAGTGGAACAGGTGCGCCAGCGTCGCGGTCTTTGCCGCCTCGCCCAGGTGCTCCGGCCGGACCCGTTCCGGTGCTGGCGCCGGAAGCTGCTCGGCATTGACCAGCGGCAGCACCTTCTCCGCGAACAGCCTGAACCCGCGCCACGCTTCGGCGGCGTCGAAGTCCCCGTAGACGAAGCGGGCGTTGATGCCTTCGATGCCGGCGTCGGCGTACTCGAGCATCTGGCGGGCGACGGTCTCCGGGCTGCCGACGAACGCGGATGCCTGGATCCACTCGGGTGCGGTGAAGGAGTCGTTCGCGATGTCGACGGGGCCTTCGACGGTGGCGTCCCAGAGCTCCTTCATCGAGCGGGTGTCCTTTAGCCGCCGTCGGGTGGCGACCGCATACGTGAAGTTCATGAAGCCCCGAAGCTGGCGTTCCGCGAGCTCCCACGCCCGCTCGTCGGTCTCGGCGACCACGATCGCCTTGGTCACGCTGGAAAGCGCGAGGCATTCCCGGCGCACATCCTCGGAATGGCCTACAGCGTCCAGCGCCTCGCGGTAGATCGCCATTTTGCGGGCGGACTCGATGAGGTTGTAGCGGCCCAGCGCCACCGGCCAACCCCGGGCGCCAGCGTGGGCGATGGTTGCGTCGGTGTTGGTGGCGAAGCCGATGACCGGATGGTTCCGGCGATAGCCGACCGGCATAATCCGCAGGCCGAGGACGCCCTCCTCCAGGTCGGTTCGCCAGGCCAGGGGCGGGTCGCCGGGTTCCTTCGCCCACGCCTGGAGGGCGACGTCGATCCGCTGAAGCGCGACCTCCTTGCCGTATGAGGCCGGCACCCCCCATTGGGAGGCTATGAATGGCAGGTGACCGGTGGAGAGGCCGATGAAGCACTTACCGTGGGTCAGCAGATCGATGAGGTTGGCGTGCTCGGCCAGCGAGATCGGGTTGTGGTAGGCGAGGTTTACTACCGTCGTGCCGAACCAGGCGCGCTCCAGATGGCGCGCCAGCATCGCGCCCATCATGAACGGCGAGCTGTAGGGCTCGTAGTTGGTGAAATGCTGCTCGCCGACGTTGACCAGCGCGAACCCCGCCCGGTCAGCGGCGATCGCCATGTCGTAGCAGAAGTCGATCAGCGGCAGGTCGTCTGCCGGGCCACGGCCCGTGGGACCGAGGAAGCAGCCTACGTACATCAGGACACCTTCTTTCCGACGAGATCCGCGCCGCGAGCCAGTACCGCGTCCACTTCGTCCGGCGCGAGGAGCTCACGCATCGCGGTGACGACCCGGGTCGCGCTGCCCCACGGGGTGTCCGATCCGAAGACCAGCCGATCGACGGCGTCGGCCTGCCGGGCAGCGAGGGTCAGCACCGGGTCGATCGACGAGGTGTCGAACCACAGGCTGTCGAGAGCCGCGAGCACCGCGGGGGCGTCGAACTGACTGCCGTGGGCGGCTCCGCGCTCGAGGCTCTCGGCGAGCTTCGCCCGGGCGACCAGGAGATTTCCTCCCATGCCGCACACCAGTACGCGGATTCGCGGGAATCGTGTCAGAGCGCCGGTGAGCGCGAGCCGGGTGACTGCGATCGCCTGCTCAGCGGGCGATCCGAAGACGGGCCCGAGCAACATCGGGTACTCCAACACGCCCACACCCAGGCTGTTCGCCACACCGGGATGGAGATAGACGACGGCCGACCGGGCGTCCATCTCGGCCCAGAAGGGGTCGAACCGTGGGTCGTCGAGCGGAACGCCGTCGGCCGAGCAACCCAGACCGATTCCGGCGAAGCCCAGATCGTCCAGGCAGCGGATCGCCTCCTCGACCGCAGCGTCCGGATGCGGGAGCGGTACCGCGCCGAAGGCCCGGAAACGATCCGCGTGCGCGGCGACCGTTCGGGCGTACAGGTCGTTGGCGAACCGCGCGCCATCGATGGCGGCCCGGGCATCGGACCAGTAGGGCTGGACCGCTCCCAGACCGAGGATCTGCTGGTCGACGCCGGCCCGATCGAGGTCGGCGAGACGTCGCGACTGGTCCTCGGAATGCCGGAGCGGATACGGCCGTCCGGACAACGCCGTGAAACGTTCACCCAGCACCGCCGGTAAGTGATGGGCGTGCACATCGAGAGCTACCACGTCGGCCTCCTCGCCGTCTGAACGGAACAAGACTGGACTGGTCTGGTTTGAAAAACAAGACTGGACGGGTTTGGTTTTTGTCTGCCACGATGCGCTGACCACCGACCCACCCGCCCGTTCCCGAGGAGTCCCGCCATGGCCGACACGCTCCGGGAGCCGCAGCAGGACCGAAGCCGCGACAAGCTGGAACGCATCTACGACGCGAGCGTCGAGTTGCTTCTCGAAGGTGGCTGGGGCGCCGTCACGGTCGGCGACGTGGAGCGTCGGTCCGGCGTCAGCCGCGGAGCGTTCTACCTGCGCTTTCCGAGCCGGGAGGCGCTACTGGACTACGCCCACGACCGCCTGCTCGAAACGGTCAAAATCCACCAGGAGCAGGCGTTCGAACGCGCCCGGGCGGCGAAGTCGCCGACCGTCGACGCTGCGGTGTTTGCCGCTGTGAGCGCCGTGGCCGAGGTCTTCCAGCAGCACGGTCGCGCTCTGATGCGGCTGGATCGCGGCGAGGAAGGCGGCGCCGGCGAGGACGCACTCAACCAGCTCAGCCGGCAGTTCCGCTCGGTGCTCGAACCGGTAACCGGAGCTGCTCCCGAGCACCAGACGCATCTGGAGTTCGCGATGCAACTGGTCTTCTCGGCACTCGTCCTGAAAATCCAGCCCCGAGTCACCTTCAGCCAGCACACCGCAATCGACTGGGACTCGTTCGTCCGCGAGCTCTCCGAGGCGGTCACCGCTTATCTCGAGGCGCGTCTCCCCCTCGCCGACTGACGGCCGACGGAGCACCGGCGCTCGCCTTTCACGGTCAGGAGTCAACGATGACCACAGATCAACCTCTTCTCAGAGACGTCCCGCAGGCTCCACCCACCGCAGAGCCTTCCCGCGGATTCGTCGCCCTCTTCGCCTTGGCAAGCCTCGGGCTCTGGATCGCCACTCTCACGCCGGTGATCGTCTCGGTGCCCCTGAAGGTCGCGCAGATCGACCCGAACGAGAACACGCAGGGAACGACCCTGTCCGTCGTCCTCGGCATCGGCGCCGTGTTCGGAATCCTCGCGAACCCCGTCTTCGGACGCATCTCCGACCGCACCACCTGGCCCCTGGGTCGACGACGCCCATGGCTGGTCATCGGCGCCTTGCTGTCGGTCCTCGGCGCCGTCGTACTCGGGCTCTCCTCCAACGTCGCCGTGGCCACCGTCGGATGGTCGATCAACCAGATCGGCGTCAACGCCACCATGGCGGTCCTGCTCGCCCTGCTGCCCGATCAGGTTCCCCCCGAGCGGCGGGGCCGCATCTCCGGTCTCCTCGGGCTGACCCAGGCCGTCGCCGCCGTACTCGGCGTGGCTCTCGTCGGCGGCCTGTCACAGGTCTCCTTGACCCTCGCGATCATCGTTCCCACCGCCATCGCGCTGGTCTGCGTCTCGATCGCGGCCGTCCTGCTGTCCGACCGGCCCGCGACCCGCACCGAACGGCCATCGTTCAACCTGCGTGAGTTCGCCGGAAGCTTCTGGGTGAACCCGCGCCGGTTCCCGGACTTCGGCTGGGCCTGGATCAGCCGATTCGCGATGTTCATGGGAATCTCGTTCGCCCTCAACTACCAGATCTTTTACCTCACCTCGCACCTCGGACTGACCGAGAAACAGGCGACCGGCCTCGTGCCGGCGGCGATCGGAATTCAAACCCTCATGGTCGTCCTGGTCAGCCTCACGCTCGGGCCGCTCTCCGACCGGCTGCGTCGCCGCAAGGTGTTCGTCCTCGTCTCCGCCGTTATCGCCGGCGTAGGCCTGGGCGTCGTCGCCCTGGCCCCCGCAGACCGCACGTCGGTCCCACTGTTCCTACTGGGCATGGCCCTCGTCGGCCTCGGCCAGGGCACCTATTTCGCCGTCGACCTCGCGCTGGTCGCCGACGTACTGCCCAACAAAGACGAAGACGCCGCCAAGGACCTCGGTGTCCTGGGCATGGCCAACCTCATCCCACAGTCCATCGCGCCCGCGGTGGCGCCCCTCTTCCTCGCCGTCCCGCTGTTCACCGACAACGGAGGCTCCGGACAGAACTATGTCGCGCTCTACCTGGCCGGCGCGCTGTTCGCCGTCGCCGCAGGCGTCACAATTCTCCGGGTCGAAGGCGTGCGTTGATCGTCGCCCCCGGGGTCGAGACCTCTGTCGTCCGCGACGCCCTGTCCGTCGCAGGACTGGGCTGGCTCAGCCCCGACGGCGAGTCCGTCCGCGCACACATTGAACACGTCCGCTAGACAGGTCCCCACGGGTCGACGGTCGCCTCTCCGGTCTCGCGCCGATACCCGCCGCCCGGGGGCGTGCACTGAGGCATAACCGCAGCTCATCGCAGCGCCGAGGGCGAGAAGCACACCGCCGCCACGCGCAGTCCCGTCACAGGGCTGTTCGGACGGATGAGCGTCGTCCTTCAGGCCGACCGCTTGACCTGGTGGCGCCTACTTATCTGTGACGAACGGGGCGCTGCCGATATAGGTGGTGTCGCCGGCTTGGTCGAGGAAGAACGCGGCCGCGTTGGCCCGTGAAAGGCGAACCCCGCCCTTGCCGCCCACCATGCGCACGTTGACCGACGCGGTCTTCGGACCGTTGGTGAGCAGCGGCAGCCGGACGATGGTCCATTTCAGCCCGGAGTCCCGGACGATCTGACCGATCCGCACGAGCGCCTCATAAGCCACCGGCTGGAACTTCCGGATGCCCCGAACCATGAGCCCGACCAGGAACTCCTTGCCGTCCGCGGGGTCAGAGATACTCGGGGTACCCATCGCGACGAGGCGCTCGACGCCTTCCTCGCGCATCGCCGCGACGATGTTCTGGTACCCGAGGATCAACGGAGGGATGTCCGCGGCATCGGTCCCCGGCCCCAGCAAACTCAGGACGGCGTCGCTACCGCGCACCGCGCTCGCTATCGCCCGCTCGTCATCGAGTTGTCCCTGGACCACGGTCAGCCGATCCCTGGCGGTCAGCTTCTCGGGCGAGCGGGCAAAGGCGACGACCTCGTGACCTTCTTTGATGGCCTGGTCGATCAAGAGCAGCCCCGCCGGTCCGGTGCCCCCGAAAACGGTGATACGCATGAAGCTCTCCATCAAATTTCGCTACGCCGTCAGAAGGAGTACGGGCCGAATCGGCCCCAGGCGACGAAGACCGCGAGCGCGAACAACACCGCGTTGAACACGATCCCGCTGGGCTCCTTGCGCCGGGCGTGGGTCACTGCGGCCAGAACCATCGTGATCGCCAGACCGGTGGCCGCCAGCGGAGTCAGCACGGTCGCGAAGCCGGTCGCGGCCGGCAGGATCAGGCCGAGCGCGGCGAGCAGCTCGACCACGCCGATGAAGCGCACCACCGGGAGCGAAAAGTCCTCAACCCACGGCAGGTTGGGCGCCAGCTTCTCCTTCGGCTGTGTGGACTTCAGAACGCCGGCGGCACCGAAAACCAGCGCCAGCAGGATCTGCACGACCCAGAGCACCACGTTCATCTCATCGACTCACTCTTCGATAGCGCGGCCACTCGTCGTGCCGTCCGCAAGTGAAGGATACCCTCCATTTACCGGCAGCCTGACGACCGTGCGTCCCTGCAGGGCTGGGGCTCAGAACGAGCTCGTCGAATCCTTGAGCCAGCAGGCGCAGGAAGAGGTCCGGCTCGTCATCGGGCTGCCGACGAGCCGGATCTGCAGAAAGCTGATTAGGGGGCCGGGGCTGTCCAGTCCGACCAGGCCAGCCAGCCAGTCCCGGCCGAATACCGCGACGGTCGCAGTGACGGTCAGCAGGATGCCCAGCGATGCCTTCGGAGACACGAGGATGGACCGGAAGACGACGTCCTGCCCGACGACATGATCGCCGCCCGGCAGGCCGTCGAGCCCGGGGACCCCACGGTCTTCGCCCGCTCGAACCAAGCTCAAGCTCCTGACCGACGACATGCGGTGGCGAGCCGCTGCGTTGCGTGCCACCCGCCAGCAGGACGCCTGAAAGGCTCATCAGCTACGGCATTCGATAGCGGGAAACAAGCTGGTGAGAGCCGGTCAGGCGCGCGTTCCGGTCAGCGGGGAGGCCGGAAAGAGGCCGGCCTTGACCTTGCCGATCATCGTGTCGCCGGCGACGGACACGGCGAACGCTTGTTTCATCGTGAACGGCGCGCGGACCGATACTTTCCAGCTCAGTTCGTTTCCCTCGATGGTGCCGTCGTCGATCGGGTTGGTCGCACCGTTCTGGGTCGCCGTGCCGGTCACCGTGGAACCGTCGACGGTCAGATCGAGGACGACCTGCTGCTCGCCCATCGGCGTGTCGATGACTGCGTGCCAAATTCCGTCCAGGGAGATCGGCCCGTCGCTGATCACTACCGGTGCCGTCTGGACGGCCGGGTCGGCACGGTGCTCGGATCGGATCTCCTCCGGAGACAACGCCGGGAACCGCTCGCTGTCCAGTTGCGGGAGCACTTCGTCGACGAAGAGCCCGAACGAGGCGTTGATCTGCTCGGGGTTGTACGCACCGACGGTGAACCGTGTGAGCACCTGGGGCACGCCGGCCTCGTCGTACTCACGCAGCTGGCGGGTGACGCTGTCCGGGTCGCCCGCGATGATCCACG
It contains:
- a CDS encoding flavin reductase family protein, whose protein sequence is MNDHLSTAFRDVMAEVCTPVSVITAMDGVRPHGTTVSAFASLSMAPPMVLVSLDRGSNLLAVVRTTRRFGVNILGREQHGLASAFARKGADKFDGVPWTLAHGLPRLGGAPGWLACDLEQLVPGGDHFVALGTVLDAETRPGRPLTYHSRAFGTHTPLPSR
- a CDS encoding DoxX family protein — encoded protein: MNVVLWVVQILLALVFGAAGVLKSTQPKEKLAPNLPWVEDFSLPVVRFIGVVELLAALGLILPAATGFATVLTPLAATGLAITMVLAAVTHARRKEPSGIVFNAVLFALAVFVAWGRFGPYSF
- a CDS encoding NAD(P)-dependent oxidoreductase encodes the protein MRITVFGGTGPAGLLLIDQAIKEGHEVVAFARSPEKLTARDRLTVVQGQLDDERAIASAVRGSDAVLSLLGPGTDAADIPPLILGYQNIVAAMREEGVERLVAMGTPSISDPADGKEFLVGLMVRGIRKFQPVAYEALVRIGQIVRDSGLKWTIVRLPLLTNGPKTASVNVRMVGGKGGVRLSRANAAAFFLDQAGDTTYIGSAPFVTDK
- a CDS encoding MFS transporter produces the protein MTTDQPLLRDVPQAPPTAEPSRGFVALFALASLGLWIATLTPVIVSVPLKVAQIDPNENTQGTTLSVVLGIGAVFGILANPVFGRISDRTTWPLGRRRPWLVIGALLSVLGAVVLGLSSNVAVATVGWSINQIGVNATMAVLLALLPDQVPPERRGRISGLLGLTQAVAAVLGVALVGGLSQVSLTLAIIVPTAIALVCVSIAAVLLSDRPATRTERPSFNLREFAGSFWVNPRRFPDFGWAWISRFAMFMGISFALNYQIFYLTSHLGLTEKQATGLVPAAIGIQTLMVVLVSLTLGPLSDRLRRRKVFVLVSAVIAGVGLGVVALAPADRTSVPLFLLGMALVGLGQGTYFAVDLALVADVLPNKDEDAAKDLGVLGMANLIPQSIAPAVAPLFLAVPLFTDNGGSGQNYVALYLAGALFAVAAGVTILRVEGVR
- a CDS encoding TetR/AcrR family transcriptional regulator, with amino-acid sequence MADTLREPQQDRSRDKLERIYDASVELLLEGGWGAVTVGDVERRSGVSRGAFYLRFPSREALLDYAHDRLLETVKIHQEQAFERARAAKSPTVDAAVFAAVSAVAEVFQQHGRALMRLDRGEEGGAGEDALNQLSRQFRSVLEPVTGAAPEHQTHLEFAMQLVFSALVLKIQPRVTFSQHTAIDWDSFVRELSEAVTAYLEARLPLAD
- a CDS encoding LLM class flavin-dependent oxidoreductase; the protein is MHFSLFLGPGVRGPHEDRLAIELGIEQALEADAAGFTAVYVGEQHFNNYEPYADGLTMAAFLAGRLEHAYLGTSVVPLILHHPLFLVERANLLDQLTQGRFILGMSGGRPREGKTWHKHDLTPAQRSRLFDQKLDVMLRAWAHRAGDAPLEFATDDEHGVMEGRMMPTSYRDPHPLYAIGTNTPAKIAEAGRRGRKVHLGPFDPEGAGRLAALYRASMEEGGHPAELIDENLRWFIHTKLILVGETDDDAWDVAERLFTGPMVMAPWIRPDPAQDGWPLRKIYRSDPGPFAPAMGVPESQSAYLHRTAIVGSPETVAAELATYRAAGLPHVHARFIFGALDDPDVFRRSFRLFTSEVMPRLGVDTIPAPPARQTILAG
- a CDS encoding amidohydrolase family protein, which gives rise to MVSASWQTKTKPVQSCFSNQTSPVLFRSDGEEADVVALDVHAHHLPAVLGERFTALSGRPYPLRHSEDQSRRLADLDRAGVDQQILGLGAVQPYWSDARAAIDGARFANDLYARTVAAHADRFRAFGAVPLPHPDAAVEEAIRCLDDLGFAGIGLGCSADGVPLDDPRFDPFWAEMDARSAVVYLHPGVANSLGVGVLEYPMLLGPVFGSPAEQAIAVTRLALTGALTRFPRIRVLVCGMGGNLLVARAKLAESLERGAAHGSQFDAPAVLAALDSLWFDTSSIDPVLTLAARQADAVDRLVFGSDTPWGSATRVVTAMRELLAPDEVDAVLARGADLVGKKVS
- a CDS encoding tyrosine-type recombinase/integrase, which translates into the protein MHRRASQELRALPGFGLAWRRHVVAGTNSRSGRQHDHARRRARGRTPRVHDLRHAHASWLLAGGADLQVVKERLGHGSIATTEKYLHTLPGAHDAALEALTAIRGTRDAENPVVAKNETTEGNESVEVTELRKLVATLSAGLAELLGEQGVVGDRHRRIGQRTQCRDAVAE
- a CDS encoding LLM class flavin-dependent oxidoreductase; this translates as MYVGCFLGPTGRGPADDLPLIDFCYDMAIAADRAGFALVNVGEQHFTNYEPYSSPFMMGAMLARHLERAWFGTTVVNLAYHNPISLAEHANLIDLLTHGKCFIGLSTGHLPFIASQWGVPASYGKEVALQRIDVALQAWAKEPGDPPLAWRTDLEEGVLGLRIMPVGYRRNHPVIGFATNTDATIAHAGARGWPVALGRYNLIESARKMAIYREALDAVGHSEDVRRECLALSSVTKAIVVAETDERAWELAERQLRGFMNFTYAVATRRRLKDTRSMKELWDATVEGPVDIANDSFTAPEWIQASAFVGSPETVARQMLEYADAGIEGINARFVYGDFDAAEAWRGFRLFAEKVLPLVNAEQLPAPAPERVRPEHLGEAAKTATLAHLFH